Proteins encoded by one window of Sus scrofa isolate TJ Tabasco breed Duroc chromosome 12, Sscrofa11.1, whole genome shotgun sequence:
- the LOC110256108 gene encoding LOW QUALITY PROTEIN: cytochrome c oxidase subunit 6C-like (The sequence of the model RefSeq protein was modified relative to this genomic sequence to represent the inferred CDS: substituted 2 bases at 2 genomic stop codons): MEKLLSSVQIESISLSVWKDVVELSHCLASSSVKKPQLRGLLATHVRFHISAFAISLGGVAFSQFAVAEPGKKTXXDFYRKCDSIRDFEELKKAGNFKAQSDFGMQRISLG; this comes from the coding sequence atggaaaaattactCAGCAGTGTGCAGATTGAGTCCATTTCTCTATCAGTCTGGAAGGACGTTGTTGAGCTGTCACACTGCCTGGcttccagttctgtgaagaaaCCTCAGCTGCGTGGCCTTCTGGCCACGCATGTGCGATTTCATATCAGTGCATTTGCTATATCCCTGGGAGGTGTGGCTTTTTCTCAGTTTGCTGTGGCTGAACCAGGAAAGAAGACATAATGAGATTTCTACAGAAAGTGTGATTCCATAAGAGATTTTGAGGAGCTGAAGAAGGCTGGTAACTTCAAAGCGCAAAGTGATTTTGGAATGCAAAGAATTTCTTTGGGTTGA